One Candidatus Bathyarchaeota archaeon DNA window includes the following coding sequences:
- a CDS encoding 30S ribosomal protein S26e → MPKKRKSRGRSKGTKGRTELVRCDNCGALVPRDKIKRITVRFSPVDPQLAKELRAKGAYIGTYKVVKNYCVSCAVHYGIVKVRSRAERRLSRPLRYR, encoded by the coding sequence ATGCCTAAGAAGAGGAAATCTCGGGGTCGTAGCAAGGGGACGAAGGGTAGGACTGAGCTTGTTAGATGCGACAACTGCGGTGCCCTAGTGCCTAGGGATAAGATTAAACGGATCACTGTTAGGTTTTCACCTGTCGACCCTCAGCTCGCTAAGGAGCTTAGGGCTAAAGGGGCCTACATAGGTACGTATAAGGTCGTCAAAAACTACTGCGTATCATGTGCCGTACACTACGGTATCGTGAAGGTCAGGTCTAGAGCGGAGAGAAGACTAAGCAGGCCCCTTAGGTATAGATGA
- a CDS encoding helix-turn-helix transcriptional regulator — translation MYILKMLSEKPMYAYEIKRALKERFGFTVATITVYMVLYKMTREGLVEKVPVEGDSRRQYYKSTERGLDTLREGLKFLEKTLRTLSLS, via the coding sequence ATGTATATACTTAAAATGCTGTCTGAGAAGCCTATGTATGCCTACGAGATCAAGAGGGCTTTGAAGGAGAGGTTCGGCTTCACGGTAGCCACCATAACCGTATACATGGTTCTATACAAGATGACCCGAGAGGGTTTAGTCGAGAAGGTTCCGGTAGAGGGAGATTCCCGAAGGCAATACTACAAGAGTACGGAACGTGGTTTAGACACCCTGAGAGAGGGGTTAAAGTTTCTGGAGAAGACGCTTAGGACTCTGAGCTTATCTTAG